AAAAGAAACGGCGAAAGAATCTCTCTTTCGCCGTTTTGCTCATATTCTTATGCTTTTGGAACTTCAACGACCCAACCGAACGGATCTTCGAGTCTGGCAGTCTGGATACCTGTGATAGTATCATAAAGTTTCTGTGCCGTTTCACCCGTTTTACCACCGTTGATGATGATGCTCTCACCTTTCCAGCAGAGCTCACCGACCGGCGAGATAACTGCTGCCGTACCGGTACCGAAGGCTTCTTCGAGCGTGCCGTTTTTCGCTGCTTCGAATACTTCTTCGATCGTGATGCGGCGTTCCGTTGCTTTCATGCCCCAGGAACGAACGACTTCCAATACGGATTTACGCGTGATACCCGGGAGGATAGAACCCGTCAATTCCGGCGTGATGATCTCACCGTTGATCTTGAAGACGATGTTCATCGAACCGACTTCTTCAACATATTTACGTTCGATACCATCGAGCCAGAGCGTCTGTGCGAAGCCTTCCTGATGCGCAACATAGTCGCCGTGGAGGCTGGCTGCGTAGTTAGCCGCCGTTTTCGCTTCACCCGTACCGCCGATTACGGCACGAACATATTTATCTTCTACTTTAATGCGTACCGGTGCAAAGCCTGCAGCGTAGTAAGCTGCTACCGGCGACAAGATGATCGCCATTTTGTACTGTTTACCAACGCTTACGCCGAGATACGGATCCGTCGAGAAGATGTACGGACGGATATAGAGGCTCGTACCCGGTTTGGACGGGATCCAGCGTTCGTCGATCGCAACGAGTTTTTTGAGGCAATCAAGTACGAACTCTTCATCGAACTCCGGTACACACAAGATGCGTGCCGAGTTGTTAAGACGTTTCATGTTCTCCGTCGGACGGAAGAGCGTGATACGATCATCCGGCGTACGGTATGCTTTAAGACCTTCAAAGATCGCCTGACCGTAGTGGAGCGTTGCATTGGCAGGATTCAAGTTGAAGTCATGATGCGGTACGATACGCGGATTGTGCCAGCCTTTGCCTTCTTCATAATCCATTTCGAACATATGGTCGGTAAAAATGCGGCCAAAGCCGAGTGCGTCTTGATTCGGTAATTCTTTTGGTGCAGTTGTCAATTCAATTTTTAATTCCATGATATAGCCCTTCCCCTCATTTACAGTTAGCATAGAAAAGTGAAAACTGTATACAATACAGTTTTCACTCACCAAATGACATATGAAAACTTATATGTTGGGTTTATTATAGACCTTTTTGTGTATACTTGTCAATAACAACCTGCTGATTTTCCAATGTTTTTTGTGCAGTTTCAAATTGCTGTGCAACCTGTGCATACGATGTTCCACCATAGGAATTACGATTTGTTACACAAGTCTCTACCGAGATCGCATCCATGATATCTTCTTCAAAAAGCGGCGAGAATTGCTTGAATTCGTCGAGCGTCAAGTCCATCAACCATTTGTTGTTGTCGATGCAATAACGAACGCTTTTGCCTACGACTTCGTGTGCCTGACGGAACGGCAAGCCTTTTTTGCCGAGGTAGTCAGCCATATCGGTCGCGTTGGAGAAGTCATGTGTAACAGCATTGTACATACGATCTCTGTTGACACGCATGTCGCGGATCATTGCCGCATAGATGGTAAGCACGAATTTGAGGTTGTCGATCGTATCGAATACACCTTCTTTATCTTCCTGAAGGTCTTTGTTGTATGCGAGCGGCAAGCCTTTTGTCGTCGTGAGCATACCCATCAAGTGACCGAAGATACGACCTGTTTTACCGCGAACGAGTTCTGCGACGTCCGGGTTTTTCTTCTGCGGCATGATGGACGAGCCTGTGCAGTGTGCATCGTCAAGCTCGATGAAGCCGAATTCTGCCGAACACCAGAGAATGATCTCTTCGCTGATACGGCTAAGGTGCATGATGAGAAGCGATGCGAACGACAAGAATTCGATGATGTAATCGCGGTCGCTGACTGCGTCCATGCTGTTGGCATACAGTTTGCCGAATTTGAGCTGTTCGGCTACCATGAAGCGATCGATCGGGAACGTCGTACCTGCGAGTGCGCCTGCACCGAGCGGCATGATGTCCGTACGTTCGTATACGCCTTGCAAGCGGTCGAAGTCACGCGCGAGCATGAAGAAGTATGCCATCATGTGCTGTGCAAAGAGGATCGGCTGCGCACGCTGAAGGTGCGTATATCCCGGCATGATGACTTCTTTGTTTTCTTGTGCTTTCTGAAGGAATGCTTCTTGCAAGTTCTGAAGGAGAACGGCAAGTTCGCCGATCTCTTTTCTGAGATAAAGATGCGTATCGACTGCGACTTGGTCGTTACGGCTGCGGGCGGTATGGAGTTTACCGCCCACTGCGCCGATACGCTCTGTGAGTCTTGCTTCGATATTCATATGGATATCTTCGAGGCCTACTTCGAACGAGAAGTTGCCTGCTTCGATATCAGCGAGAATGCTTTCGAGGCCGCCGATGATGAGGTCGCGCTCTTCATCGGAGATGATGCCTGTTTTGGCAAGCATCGTAGCGTGTGCGATACTGCCTTTGATATCTTCATAATACATACGATGGTCGAACGAGATGGACGCCTGGAATTCGTCTACCATTGCGTCGGTGTTTTTCGTAAAACGACCGCCCCACAGTTTTGCCATGGCTTAGTTCTGTCCTTTCTGCATCAACGCTCTGACTTTAAGCGGCAAGCCAAAGAGGTTGATGAAGCCTTCTGCGTCTGCCTGGTTGTATACGTCGTCTTCTTCGAACGTAACGAATTCTTTGCTATAGAGGGAGTACGGGGACTGAGCGCCTGCCGACATGATGTTGCCTTTGTAGAGTTTTACGCGTACTTTACCCGTAACCGTTTCCTGCGTCTGATCAACAAATGCTGCGAGTGCTTCACGAAGCTGGCTGAACCACATACCATCGTATACGAGTTCTGCATAGCGGATAGCGACTTGTTCTTTGTAGTGGAGCGTAGCACGGTCGAGCGTCAAGTATTCGAGTTCACGGTGTGCGTAGTAGAGGATCGCACCACCCGGGTTTTCGTATACGCCGCGGGATTTCATGCCAACAAGACGGTTTTCTACCATGTCCGTGATACCGACACCGTTAGCAGCACCGATCTCGTTCAATTTCGTAAGAAGTTCTACTGCGCCCATTTTTACGCCGTCAACAGCAACAGGGATACCTTTTTCAAAGTCAATTTCAACGTACGTTACTTCGTCAGCAGCCTGCGTCGGAGCTTTCGTTACGAGGTATACGTTGTCTTTCGGTTCGTTCCACGGATCTTCGAGGTCGGAGCCTTCATGGCTGAGATGCCAGATGTTGCGGTCCATGCTGTATACTTTGTTGCCTTTTGCAACCGGGATATTGTGTGCTTCTGCATAACGGATAGCATCTTCACGGGAACGGATATCCCAGAGTCTCCACGGAGCGATGATCTGAAGCTGCGGAGCGAGTGCTTTTACCGTAAGTTCGAAACGAACCTGGTCATTACCTTTCCCTGTTGCACCGTGTGCGATCGCGTCTGCACCTTCTGCTTCAGCGATCTCAACAAGACGTTTTGCGATAAGCGGACGAGCGAACGACGTACCGAGGAGGTATTTGCCTTCGTATACAGCGCCTGCTTTGAGCGTCGGCCATACGTATTCTTCAAGGAACGGCGTTACAAGATCTTCGATGTAGACTTTGCTTGCGCCGGAAGCCAATGCTTTGTCATGGATAACGTCAAGTTCATCGCCCTGACCGATATCTGCGCACATTGCGATAACTTCGCAACCGTCATAGTTTTCTTTCAACCACGGAATGATAACGGAGGTATCAAGACCGCCGGAATATGCCAATACTACTTTTTTTACACTGCTCATATGTAAGCACCTCTTTAAATATAAATTTATGTTAAATATTATTGGATACGTTATCAGTCTGCCATGACAAGTGCCATAACGGCTTTCTGTGCATGAAGACGGTTTTCGGCTTCATCGAAGATAACAGACTGTTTGCTTTCGATGACTTCGTCGGTGATCTCTTCACCGCGA
This region of Selenomonadales bacterium genomic DNA includes:
- a CDS encoding branched-chain amino acid aminotransferase, producing the protein MELKIELTTAPKELPNQDALGFGRIFTDHMFEMDYEEGKGWHNPRIVPHHDFNLNPANATLHYGQAIFEGLKAYRTPDDRITLFRPTENMKRLNNSARILCVPEFDEEFVLDCLKKLVAIDERWIPSKPGTSLYIRPYIFSTDPYLGVSVGKQYKMAIILSPVAAYYAAGFAPVRIKVEDKYVRAVIGGTGEAKTAANYAASLHGDYVAHQEGFAQTLWLDGIERKYVEEVGSMNIVFKINGEIITPELTGSILPGITRKSVLEVVRSWGMKATERRITIEEVFEAAKNGTLEEAFGTGTAAVISPVGELCWKGESIIINGGKTGETAQKLYDTITGIQTARLEDPFGWVVEVPKA
- a CDS encoding argininosuccinate synthase; its protein translation is MSSVKKVVLAYSGGLDTSVIIPWLKENYDGCEVIAMCADIGQGDELDVIHDKALASGASKVYIEDLVTPFLEEYVWPTLKAGAVYEGKYLLGTSFARPLIAKRLVEIAEAEGADAIAHGATGKGNDQVRFELTVKALAPQLQIIAPWRLWDIRSREDAIRYAEAHNIPVAKGNKVYSMDRNIWHLSHEGSDLEDPWNEPKDNVYLVTKAPTQAADEVTYVEIDFEKGIPVAVDGVKMGAVELLTKLNEIGAANGVGITDMVENRLVGMKSRGVYENPGGAILYYAHRELEYLTLDRATLHYKEQVAIRYAELVYDGMWFSQLREALAAFVDQTQETVTGKVRVKLYKGNIMSAGAQSPYSLYSKEFVTFEEDDVYNQADAEGFINLFGLPLKVRALMQKGQN
- the argH gene encoding argininosuccinate lyase, with translation MAKLWGGRFTKNTDAMVDEFQASISFDHRMYYEDIKGSIAHATMLAKTGIISDEERDLIIGGLESILADIEAGNFSFEVGLEDIHMNIEARLTERIGAVGGKLHTARSRNDQVAVDTHLYLRKEIGELAVLLQNLQEAFLQKAQENKEVIMPGYTHLQRAQPILFAQHMMAYFFMLARDFDRLQGVYERTDIMPLGAGALAGTTFPIDRFMVAEQLKFGKLYANSMDAVSDRDYIIEFLSFASLLIMHLSRISEEIILWCSAEFGFIELDDAHCTGSSIMPQKKNPDVAELVRGKTGRIFGHLMGMLTTTKGLPLAYNKDLQEDKEGVFDTIDNLKFVLTIYAAMIRDMRVNRDRMYNAVTHDFSNATDMADYLGKKGLPFRQAHEVVGKSVRYCIDNNKWLMDLTLDEFKQFSPLFEEDIMDAISVETCVTNRNSYGGTSYAQVAQQFETAQKTLENQQVVIDKYTQKGL